TTAAATGTTTTAACATTAAACGCGGCTCAGGAAGCCTGGAACTTAGAATTTGCAGATGGGGCGGTAATGAACGGCGATACGGTTGAGCATATCAAAGATGCGATTGAAGTATTAAATCAATATTGCGATATTATTGCCGTTCGTTGTTTTGCAGGTATGAAAAGTAAAGAAGACGATGTGAATGAAAGTATTTTAAGCCAGTTCGAGCAACACGCAAAAGTTCCGGTTATTTCATTGGAATCAGCAACATGTCACCCTTTGCAAAGTTTGGCAGATTGCATCACAATTACAGAAAATTGGAAAGAAGAACGCAAACCGAAAGTGGTTCTAACCTGGGCTCCTCACATCAAACCAATCGCTCATGCGGTGGGAAATTCTTTTGCGGAATGGATGCAGGAGATGGATGTAGATTTCGTCATTACAAATCCTGAAGGTTATGATTTAGATAAAAACTTTACTAAAGATGTCAAAGTAATTCATGATCAGGATGAAGCGTTGAAAGATGCAGATTTTATTTATGTTAAAAATTGGTCGTCTTTTGATGAGTATGCAGCAATGCCGGAAGTGAAAGAAAACTGGATGTTAACGAACGAAAAATTAGAAAACACCAATCAGGCAAAGGTAATGCACTGCCTTCCGGTTCGTCGAAATGTGGAATTGAGTGATGAGGTGATGGATGGTGAAAATTCGATCATTTATCAGCAGGCCAAAAACCGGATTTTCTCGGCTCAGGCAGTTTTTTCAGAAATTTTAGATGAAATTAATTCAAAATAATTAAATCATGCAGGAAAAGCTTTTCGTTATAAAAATAGGAGGTGCTTTAATTGATGATGAGGAATTATTAGAACAATTTTTAGAACAGTTTGCTGAAATTCCGGAAAAGAAAATTTTGGTTCATGGCGGTGGAAAATTGGCAACTACTTTAGCGGATAAGCTGGGAATTGAACAAAAATTGGTAAACGGACGGAGAATAACAGATAAAGATACCCTGGATATTGTAGCGATGGTGTATGCAGGAGGTATTAATAAAAATATTGTCGCAAAACTTCAGCAAAAGAAGTGTAAAGCCATAGGTTTTTCGGGTGCTGATGCAAATTTAATTAAAGCTAAAAAACGGGAACACGAAGAAATTGATTTCGGGTTTGTGGGTGATATTACAGAAAAAAGTGTGAACAGAAAGCTGATCTCAAAGTTGTTAAAACTGGAATTGGTCCCTGTGTTTTCAGCGATTACCCATGATAAAAAAGGGCATCTCTTCAATACGAATGCAGATACGATTGCTTCGGTAATCGCACAGGCTTTATCAGTGAAATATGATGTAGAATTATTGTATTGTTTTGATAAAGAAGGTGTTTTGGAAGATGTAGACAATCCGGAATCCGTTATTAAAAATATTTCTGAAGAAGAATTTTCTACCTTAAAAGACGAAGGAAAACTTCACAAAGGAATTCTTCCAAAATTGGAAAATGCTCTTGGAGCAGTAAAAAATAATGTAAATAAGGTATTCTTAATTAAAGAGACCGAACTAAAAAAACATATAGAAAACCATCATGCAGGAACTGAAATCTGTTTATAGTAAAGAAGAATTACTGAATAACGCAGTAGAATTGTTGAAAAAACTGATTGAAATTCCGTCATTCAGCAAAGATGAATTTAATACGTCGGTGGAAATTGAAAATTTTTTCAAAAAACATCAGATTCCTACCAAACGTTTTAAAAATAACATCTGGGCGGTGAACAAAAATTTTGATGTTTTCAAGCCGTCGATTTTGCTGAATACGCATCATGATACGGTGAAACCGAATAAAGCGTATACGTTGGATCCTTTTGTACCCATAGAAAAAGACGGGAAATTATTCGGACTGGGAAGTAATGATGCGGGAGCTTCTTTGGTTTCGATGGCGCAGGTTTTTTTGCATTTTTTCGAAAAAGAAGATTTAAGATATAATTTAGTTATTGCTTTGACGGCCGAGGAGGAGATTTCAGGGTTTGACGGGATCGAAGCTTTATTTCCGCAGCTTCCGAATGTGGAGCTCGCCATTGTAGGAGAACCAACGCAGATGAATCTGGCGATTGCGGAGAAAGGACTTTTGGTGATAGATGGGGAAATGAAAGGTACTCCTTCTCACGCCGCTCATCCGAACAACGATAATTCGATTGTGAAATGTATGGAAGATTTGCAGCATATTCTGGGCTTCAAATTTC
Above is a genomic segment from Chryseobacterium geocarposphaerae containing:
- the argB gene encoding acetylglutamate kinase is translated as MQEKLFVIKIGGALIDDEELLEQFLEQFAEIPEKKILVHGGGKLATTLADKLGIEQKLVNGRRITDKDTLDIVAMVYAGGINKNIVAKLQQKKCKAIGFSGADANLIKAKKREHEEIDFGFVGDITEKSVNRKLISKLLKLELVPVFSAITHDKKGHLFNTNADTIASVIAQALSVKYDVELLYCFDKEGVLEDVDNPESVIKNISEEEFSTLKDEGKLHKGILPKLENALGAVKNNVNKVFLIKETELKKHIENHHAGTEICL
- a CDS encoding N-acetylornithine carbamoyltransferase, with amino-acid sequence MKKFTSVSDVENLQEIIKKALQIKENPLSETGKGKGKTIGLVFLNSSLRTRLSSQIAAQNLGLNVLTLNAAQEAWNLEFADGAVMNGDTVEHIKDAIEVLNQYCDIIAVRCFAGMKSKEDDVNESILSQFEQHAKVPVISLESATCHPLQSLADCITITENWKEERKPKVVLTWAPHIKPIAHAVGNSFAEWMQEMDVDFVITNPEGYDLDKNFTKDVKVIHDQDEALKDADFIYVKNWSSFDEYAAMPEVKENWMLTNEKLENTNQAKVMHCLPVRRNVELSDEVMDGENSIIYQQAKNRIFSAQAVFSEILDEINSK
- a CDS encoding M20 family metallo-hydrolase, with translation MQELKSVYSKEELLNNAVELLKKLIEIPSFSKDEFNTSVEIENFFKKHQIPTKRFKNNIWAVNKNFDVFKPSILLNTHHDTVKPNKAYTLDPFVPIEKDGKLFGLGSNDAGASLVSMAQVFLHFFEKEDLRYNLVIALTAEEEISGFDGIEALFPQLPNVELAIVGEPTQMNLAIAEKGLLVIDGEMKGTPSHAAHPNNDNSIVKCMEDLQHILGFKFPKVSDYLGEVKVTLSGIHAGVQHNVVPESCTFTLDVRVTDEYSNKEAFEIIQSQMKSTLTARSFRLNSSKIEMEHPFVQAGLEIGRTTYGSPTSSDQAIIPCTSVKLGPGDSRRSHTADEFIFIEEIAEGIEIYIKILEKML